CTGGGAGTGTTCGCCGGTGATAGCGACAGTAGCGGCGACTGTTCGGACAACACCGACAGTCGCGTCACCGCAACCACCTGGGGCAGGACTCGTACCCGCGGCAACTTCCACCGCGAGGGAGAGGGGTACGTCCAGTTCGTCGACGACCCCGTCGTCTTCGTCGACGCCGCGCTCTCGATCCTCGAACGCGACGACCCGATCCTCGAGTCGGCTGCCGCCTGGGTTCGGGTGGCCGTCGAGCCCATCGAACGCGGAACCGAGAACGGCACCGAGTGGGAGAAATGGGAACTGCAGCCGCTTGCGGCCACCGTCGAGCGAACGACGGTGCCGACGATCAACCGCGGGTTCGGCGCCGTCGTCGAAGCCACCGTAGCCGCGTCGCGGCTCGACGTTCCCGGCTACGACGAGGAGACGCTTCGCGACCGACTCGCGTACTACGACTCGGTCGTCGAACGCGCCGGTGGCCCGCGAGAGCGGGAAGCGCTCGAGCGCGCTCGAGCGCACTCCGACGCCGATTGGTGAAGTAGAAGTCCTCCGGACCGGACCGTCCTTCGGTATTAGTCGGCCGGCTCGGGAGTCTCGGGCGCGCCGCCGGAGCCCGACGATTCGTCGCCGAGCGGCGCGTTGTTTTCGGCCTTCGTCACGACCTCCGAAAACCGCTCAGAGTGCCCCTCGAGCCACTCCGTCGTCTCGCTGTCAGGCGTCTCGTCGCGCTGTTCGATGAGGAAGGTCGTCACGACGACCGTCTTCACCCACGGCTTGACGAGGCCGGTGTGGACGACGGCGACCATCCCGCCGACGAGCGACCACGAAATCATCTCGAGCGACGTCGGGAGGAAGTCGAGCGCAACGGACACCGGCGCCAGAAGCGTCAGCAGAACGAACGACAGAACGTACATTCCGCCGACGATCAACAGGGTCGAACCGAGGACCATTTTCCAGGTCTTGGCATACAAGACGAGCCCGTCGCGGGCCGACTGCCACCGGTTCTCGTTACGATCGACGAACATGTACGCGATGATCGCGTTATCGAGGTATCGGACCGCCAGGACGATCGACTTCTGGACGATCGAGATCAGCGTCTGCAACTGCTGCGGGATCGGGACCGGAATCATCTCCTCGATCCTCGCGACCGCCTTGTTGAACTGCTTGAGCACCGCGTCGATCACTTCACTGACGACCCACAGTGCGCTTGCGGACTCGAAGTAATCACCGACCTGCTTCACGCCGTATTTGATCTGGTTCTCCGGCACCTCGTCCTCCTCGACGATGTGTGCGATGACGGCAATATGGCCGGTTTTGACCATGTAGAGGGCGTACCTCTGTATTAACCGCCACACGTACGCGAAAGACGCCAGTGCGATCAGCATCACCAGCGCAACGATGAGCAGACTCGTGCCGCCGTCGCCCCACAGGAATCTGGCACCCAGCCACGCGACGAGGCTGAGGTAAATGATCCCGAAGAGTGCGAACACGACGCCGATACCGAACTGCAGGAGGACGTACGGGAGCGTCTTCCTGTACACGCTCGTTGCTTCCTTGAAGTGTAAGACCATCGACCCCATTTCCCGGCCTATCCTATTTAAATTCGGACACTACTGTTCGTGTTCGAACGGGCCCTGGCAAGAAAATATCCGAGCGGCGGCCGGCGTCAGTACACGACTCGCACCGAGCGGCCGGGTTCAGACTCGAGAGGGGCGCATCACGGCCGCAGACGAGACCGGGGTATCGCGAGTCCCGTGAGCCGTCGGGAGGACGGGCTCCGCGGACGAACAACCGCGGACGAACAAGAGAAAGGGATTAAGAGCCTCTGGACGGAACCTCCCCACATGGCAATCAAACCGGCCTACGTCAAGAAGACCGGGAACCTCCTCCTGGAGCGGTACCCGGACGCGTTCACGACCGACTTCGAACAGAACAAGGACAGCGTCGAGAAGCTCACGAACGTCGAATCCAAGGGCGTTCGGAACCGCATAGCGGGCTACGTGACGCGAAAGAAGGGTTCGCAGGCGACCGCGTAAGTCGGCTATTTGTCTCGTCTCGAGTTCACCAGCACCACCAGTTCGACCTCGAGCAACTGGTGAGCCGATCGTCTGTCGCTTGTCCGTTCTCACGAGCGCGGCTCGAACGCATCCGCTTCCACTAGCGGAGCTATCACCGTCTCGAGCGTGCAGCGATGAGGATAGCGAGTGCGTCGAAACCGAGCAGGAAAACGGAACGGCGAGCGAGACCGAAAGCGAGCGGCGGTCGAGAACGGATCAGTGATCGAAACCGGGTTCCATGTAGATCGCGGCGAACAGCGCGATCACGCCGAAGAACGCGGTGATCATGAGGCCGGCCATACCGGTGACGATGTTGAGTTCCGTCCCGGCGACCGGAAGCGTCCCGCCCTGATAGCCGGTCCACGCCATGAAGATCCCAAGGAGGAAGCACAGCAGGGAAACGACGGCCGCGCCGATACTAAAGGGCGTATCGAACAGCCCCGAGTCGGCCGAACTCGCGGTCGCGCTCGTCATCGGGACCACCCCGCCGATCGGCGGTCGGTGGAGGTCGAAGTCGAGATCGAGACCCGGCTGTGCCTCGAGGGGCAGTCGGCCGGCCGTCCAACGGCGGTTCCGGACTGGGCCTGTCGGTGATGCATTTGTTCGTCGGTGGCGCTCCGTTTTCTTAATTTCTTCTATACGCTCCGGTGACGGCGGCGAACGGCGCCGTCCGGAGAGTTCGGATCTCGAACCTGATATTCGATCATGGGAATGAGACGAAAACCCAAACGGTTTTGCGGACTCAACCCGGAATACGGGGAAATGGCAGTACGAGTAGGCGTACTCGGCGCAACCGGTGCCGTCGGACAACGACTGATTCAGCTTCTCGATCCCCACCCGGACTTCGAAATCGCCGCGCTGACCGCGAGCGAATCCAGTGCCGGGAAGACGTACAGACAGGCCGCCAAGTGGCGCGTCGACAGTCCCATTCCCGAAGACGTCGCGGAGATGACCGTCCGGGAGACCGATCCTGACGACGTCCCCAACGACGTCGACCTCATCTTCTCGTCGCTCCCCTCGAGCGTCGGCGCCGAGGTCGAGCCGCCGTTCTGCGAGGCCGGCTACGTCGTCTCCTCGAACTCCTCGAACGGCCGCATGGACGACGACATCCCGCTGGTCATCCCGGAGGTCAACGCCGAACACCTCGACCTGCTCGAGGTCCAGCGCGACGAGCGCGGCTGGGACGGCGCGATGGTCAAGAACCCCAACTGCTCGACGATCACCTTCGTCCCCACCCTCGCGGCCCTCGCGGAGTACGGTCTCGAGAAGGTCCACGTCTCGACGCTGCAGGCCGTCTCCGGCGCGGGCTACGACGGCGTCACCTCGATGGAGATCATCGACAACGCCATCCCCTTCATCGGCAGCGAAGAGGACAAACTCGAGACCGAGTCCCGAAAGCTGCTGGGCGACTTCGACGGCGCCGAACTCTCCCACAACAGCATGCAAGTGTCGGCCTCCTGTAACCGCATCCCGACCATCGACGGCCACCTCGAGAACGTCTGGGTCGAGACCGAGGAGGACCTGACCGCGGACGCGGTCGCCGAGGCCATGCGCGAGTACCCCTCGCTCGACCTGCGCTCCTCGCCCGACCCGCTCATCCACGTCTTCGAGGTGCCCGATCGGCCCCAGCCCCGGATGGACCGCACGCTCGGCGACGGGATGGCCATCGCCGCCGGCGGCCTCCAGGAGTCGCCCTTCGGCCTGCAGTACAACTGCCTCGCGCACAACACCATCCGCGGCGCCGCCGGCGCCAGCGTCCTGAACGGCGAACTGCTGCTCGAGAACGGCTACATCTAACGCGTTCGAGAGCCGACGCGGCCAGCCGCAGTTTCGGGGCTTTCGTCCTCTTTTGCCCGTCTTTCCCCGCCCGTCGAACCAATTCGAGTAGTCGACGCCGTCGACGACCCTGCACACTTTGGCGGCGGGCACAAGTACGAACCCACCCAACAGCAGGTATGATCCCCGTGGTTTCCGACCCCGAATCCCTGTCGACACCTGGTGCCGACGCTGACGCTGCTGTTTCCGACGGCGCCGAACTCGACGAGACAGGTGAGACGGAGTCGTTCGGCGCACTCGCCGACCCACACCGCCGCGCCGTCCTCCGATATCTGGCCGATAACGAGTCGCCGGTTGCGGTCGCCGAGCTCGCCGACCACCTGACGATCGAACGCGAGGACGACGATCCCGACACGGCGCGCTCGAGCAGCCGGATCGCCGACTGGGGCGACGCGCTCCTCGGGACGCGTCGACGCGTCCAGATCTCGCTTCGCCACGTTCACATCCCGAAGTTGGCGGACGCCGGCGCCGTCGACTTCGACATCGACGCCAACACCGTCTCCCTCCGCGACCGGGGTTCGGAACTGCTGGCTCAGACGAGGTCGCTCGAGAACGCCAACGTGGCGTAACCCGAGACCGTCGACGGTACTCTTCCGCTAGTTTTCGGACGCTTCGCGAGGCAGCGCGACGACCGGCATCGACGCCTCCTTCACCAGCCGACGAGCCACACCGCCGGTCAACAACTCGACGAAGCGGTTTCCCTCGCGCGGAACGAAGACGACGGCGTCGGCGTTCCGATCCGTCGCTTCCGCGAAGATACGGTCGACGACGTCGGTACCGTACAGGATTGCCGTCTCGACGGACGCCGGCGATTCCGCGAGCGGGTCTCGCGTGCGCTCGAATATCTCCTCGGCGTACTCCTCGCGCTGTTCCGTCGACGCCTTGTCGGGCGCTCCCCCGGCCTTCTCGATCACGTTGACGACGACGACGGTGCTCGTCGGCTCGAGGTAGGGGGCAAGCGCCGCCGCGGTCCGCTCTCCGTCGTCGGGATCGCCGACCGGGACGACGATCGTCCCGTCGAACGAGAGCGTCATCGACGATCCGCCTCCCGCATCGTCGTCTCGTCAGTCGTCGTCGATCCACGAGCGAAATCGGGTTCCGGTGTCATACCGGCGCTTGGCGGTGCGGCGTCAAAAAGGTACACGCGAGACCGGTGCCGTATCCCGGTAATCCGGTCGCAGTCGCGCACCCGCTTCGCTCAGGAACTGAAGTTAACCTGATTCTCGAGGTCCGCGTCCGACCCCGCCTCGCCGAACCGGCGGGCGTTCTCGGCGACGATATCGGCCAACCGATCGTAGTACCTCGGGGTGTGTCCGGCGTTGTGCGGCGTGATCTGGACGTTACCGAAGTTCCAGAGCGGATGGTCCTCCGGCAGGGGCTCGGGGTCGGTGACGTCCAGCGACGCCCCGCGAATCTGATTCCCGCGCAGCGCCTCGACGAGCGCATCGGTGTCGACGACCGGCCCCCGAGCGACGTTGACCAGCACCGCCTCGGGATCGATCGTCACGAACGCCTCGCGATCGACCAGCCCGCGGGTCGTTTCGGTCAGCGGGCAGGCCAGCACGAGGTAGTCCGTCCGCGCCAGTGCGTCGTGGAACGCGTCGCCCTCGAACCCGATCACGTCGTCCGTCGGTCCGCCCTTCTCGGGCGTGTAGCGGACGCCGATCGTGTCGACGCCGAAGGGCTCGAGGCGCTCGGCGACCGATCGGCCGATCGCTCCGAGACCGACGATCGTCACGGTCGACCCCTGGAGTTCGTGGGCCTGGTAGTGGCGCCACTCCCGGCGGCGCTGCCGGCGCTCCGCGACGTGGAACCGCCGGGTGAAGTGGAGGATCGCGCCCAATACGTGCTCGCCGATGTTCGGCCCGTGGACGCCCGACGCGTTCGTCACCGTCACGCCCCGCTCCTCGAGTCGATCCATCGGCAGGTGGCCGGTGCCCGCGTAGGCGCAGGCGAACACCTCGAGGTTCTCCGCGGCCTCGAGGAGATCTTCCTCGAGGGTCATGCCGGTGACGTACTCGGCGCCGCGGATCGCCTCGCGCTCCTCGGCCGGCGTTCGTGCGAGCTGTACGGTTTGGCCGGGAAGCCGCTCGCGGATCGCCGCGGCGTACTGTTCGACCGGGACGCCGTGCGTTCCCCGCCGGAGGACGAGCACGTCGGCGTCGCTACTGCGGTCACCGTCACCATCGCTGTCGCGTTCGCTCATCTCTAGATCGTGGTCTCGAGGGGAATCATCAAAAACGTTCATCTCAGATACGACGTTCTCCGGACGGCAGACCGAACGCAATCGCAAGCTGATCGAAATTCCACGTCGCCGCGAATTTCATGCGGTTTAATACGCCCCACTGAGTGCCACTGGTGTATGGAACGCGTTGATGTCGCGATCGTCGGCGGTGGCCCCGCGGGCGCGTCCGCAGCCGAGCGGGCCGCCGCCCACGGCGCCGAGACGGTGCTCTTCGAACAGGGCGTCCCGCGGGAGGACCGCGAGGACCTCGGCCCCGACTCCACCGACGCCGCCGGCATGCTCGACTACTGGATCGACATCATGGACTTCGACTACCGGGAGATCCCCGACGACGTCATCCTCCGGGAACTCGAGGGGACCGAGTTCATCGGCCCCAACAGCGCCGTCGAGATCTCGACGACGGGGATGGACGCCACCTACCCGGAGTTCGGCTACACCTTCCACCGCGCCCGGATGGACGACTGGCTCTACGAGCGCGCCGAAGACGCCGGCGCTGACCTGCGCGTCGGGACCAGCGTCACGGACCTCGAGACCGACCTCCGCGCCTCGAGTCCGAAGGGACCGACCCACACGCTGACGCTCTCGAACGGCGACCAACTCGAGGCCCAGTACGTCGTCCTCGCGGACGGCCCGCAGCGACGGATCACCCTCGACGCACTCGATCAGTTCACGGCCCCCGGCCGCAGCGTCTCGGACTACCTCTCGCCGCCTGAGGCCAACCACATCGCTTACCAGGAGTATCGGAACTTCCCCGAAGAACTGTTCGAGGAATTCGAAGACCGACTCAAATTCTGGTGGGGCTACATGCCCGGCGAAACCGCCTACCCCTGGGTCTTCCCCAACGACGGCACGGTCGCCCGCGTCGGCCTGACGATGCCCATCGGCATGGAACTCGAGGACGTCGAGAACCCCGCGGCCTACAAACTGCTCGACAGCGACGACGACCAGCTCCCCTCGGGATCGGAGTACATCCGCCGCTTGCTCGAGCGCGAGTACGGCGACGAGTACGATATCGAGGAGGACATCCCGATCGTCGAGGACCGCGGCAAATCGAAGGGCACCGAAACCTATCCGATCTCCTCGACGCGGCCGATCGACTCCCCCGTCGGCGCCAACATCGCCGTCGCCGGCGGCGCGATGGGCACAACCTCTGCCTTCCACGAGGGCGGCTACCACGTCGCCGTCCGCACCGGCAAGATCGCCGGTCGACTCGCCGGCACCGACTCGCTCGAGCACTATAACGACATCTGGAAGCGCGCTATCGGCGACGAAATCCTGCGTAACGTCGCCTTCGCGGATATCGTCGAAGACTATCAGCCCGACGACTGGGATCGGGCTTTCAACATTATCAACCAGATGCAAGGGACGAACGGTACCGACTCGCTGTTCTCTCGAACCTACTCCGCCGGATTCGACGCTACGAAACTGCTCGCGAGCTACAAGAAGCGCAAGTTCCAGTACCGCGACGGCCGATACGTCCAACTTACCGAAGACGAGTACTTCTACTAACTCCCGTTAGCAGCCGCATCCGGCTCTCTCCTTCGGTCTTCGATTCGGTCTCAGCTCTCGGTCAGTCACACTATCTTCAGCCAGTTCACTTTCGAGGACCGAAACGCTCCGTATTGAACGTGGACGAGAGCAATCACTCGCAGAAAACGTTTAAACGACGTGCAGCCCTAGCACGAGTGCGTGCCTTTGTCCCCGACCGAGTGAACCCATCCGGGTGCGATGACAGTACGGCGAACCCGGGCACGCAATATGCCGGAACGATCACATCGTTCCACCGACCGGTGATGGCTCACAGCCATCCGCCCGGCACGAGGGTTAGCCAGCTGACGCGGCACGCCGCCACGGGATGAGGCTGGACGTTAGTGTTCCGGGCGACATTTTCGGTACACGATTGAGTCGAACAGGAACAACTGTCGGATGGTGTAGTTGCACTATTGGTGTGAGTATGATAAAGTTCGAATAGCCGCTGCGCTCTGCGTATGAAAGACGAAAAGCCCCGCCGAACAACAGCAGCGCTGTCGCTCGACGAGGCTTGTTGATGCGTATGAGAGTATGAGTGGGGGCGGCGAATCGACGTTCCCAGAGGGTCGCCCACTCCAGTAATTGCCGATACGCAGGCGAGCTTATCTTCCGTGTTCGGGATGGGTACGGGAGGAACCTCGCCGCTGTGGCCGCCTAACGCCGATTCACGGAATCGAACCGTGATCATGCCAATATCGGTGGAATGACCGTCATGTACGTGTAGTCCAGTTCGCGCCTGGACCCGTTCGATGGGTCACAGATCCAAATGCGTGTCTCAGTTATGAGTGTGTGGCTTGGCCGATTAGTGCTCGCGGGCTCAACGCCTCGTTGCCTTGGCGCGTACACCCCGAGTCTATCGATCTCCTCTTGTAGGAGTGGCCTCGGTGGTTCCTCGTTTCCAGGTGGGTTTCGAGCTTAGATGCGTTCAGCTCTTACCCCGTGGTGCGTGGCTGCCCGGCACGTGCTCTTTCGAACAGCCGGTACACCAGTGGCACCCATTCGTAGTTCCTCTCGTACTATACGAACGTTCCCGTCAGGAACCGTAACACCCCCAATAGATAGCAGCCGACCTGTCTCACGACGGTCTAAACCCAGCTCACGACCTCCTTTAATAGGCGAACAACCTCACCCTTGCCCGCTTCTGCACGGGCAGGATGGAGGGAACCGACATCGAGGTAGCAAGCCACCCGGTCGATATGTGCTCTTGCGGGTGACGACTCTGTTATCCCTAAGGTAGCTTTTCTGTCAGCAATTGGCCGCATCAAGCAGCCTAATTGGTTCGCTAGACCACGCTTTCGCGTCAGCGTCCGTCGTTAGGCCGGACACTGTCAGACTTCCGTATGCTCTTGCGCTCTTCCCCGCGTCTCCGACGCGGGTGAGGAAATCTTGGGGCGCGCTCGATATCTTTTCAAGCGCGTACCGCCCCAGTCAAACTGCCCGGCTACCAGTGTCCTCCGCCAGGAGTGAGAGTCGCAGTCACCATCGGGTAGTATTTCAATGCTGCCTCGGTGGCCCGCTAGCGCGGGTACCTGTGTAATGGCTCCTACCTATGCTGCACAATGGCGACCACGTCTCAGTGACAGCCTGCAGTAAAGCTCTATAGGGTCTTCGCTTCCCCTTGGGGGTCTCCAGACTCCGCACTGGAACGTACAGTTCACCGGGCCCAACGTTGGGACAGTGACGCTCTCATTGATCCATTCATGCAAGCCGCTACTGAAGCGGCAAGGTACTACGCTACCTTAAGAGGGTCATAGTTACCCCCGCCGTTAACGGGTCCTTCGTCCCATTGTACTGGGTGTTCAGATACCCGCACTGGGCAGGATTCAGTGACCGTACGAGTCCTTGCGGATTTGCGGTCACCTATGTTGTTACTAGACAGTTGGAGCGTCCGAGTCACTGCGACCTGCCTCTTTCCGAGGCAGGCATCCCTTATTGCGAACGTACGGGACTAACTTGCCGAATTCCCTAACGTCGGTTATTCCCGACAGGCCTTGGCTTTCGCCGCCACGAGTACCTGTGTCGGATCTCGGTACGGACAGTGTGCTCGCCTTTTCACGGGCTCTGGGTTGACCTCTCTTACGTTATCCAGCCATTCGATCGCTTCGTGCCATTACGGCTTCCACGGTCTTCGACTGTTCAACTGGGCGAAAACCCAGCAGAGGCGGCCCCAAAGCGTCAGCTTTGAGTGCACACTGGCACAGGAATATTAACCTGTTTCCCTGTTGTCTGCTTCGACTTACGGGCAGACTTAGGACCGGCTAACCCTCAGCTGATCAGCATTGCTGAGGAACCCTTACTCGTTCGGCCGTCGGGGGTCTAACCCGACTAACGCTGCTACTATGACCAGGATTTTCGTTACTGAACGGTCCACACGAGTTCTCACCCGTGCTTCCACCCGAACAGAACGCCGACCTACGCGATCACCCTGTGAGGGGTGCGGCCAGGTCTCGGTGGTGGATTTGAGCCCCGATCATTTTGGGCGCCCCGAACCTCGGCCGGTAAGCTGTTACGCTTTTCTTAGAGGGTAGCTGCTTCTAAGCTCACCTCCCGGCTGTCTAGGGCTCGGGACCACCTTCGATCGCACTTAATCCACACTTTGGGACCTTAACCCGGCGCTGGGTTGTCTCCCTTATGGTACACAGGCTTACCCCGTGCACCGGACTCCCTGCGTCAAATGGCGTCTGTAGGTTCGGAGTTGGACAGGGGGGCGCACTCCTCTCGGAGTGCGGTCCCCCAATCCGTCGCTCTACCCCACAGACTACCTCGGCAGAGGTCATGCTTCGACATGTTTCGGTCGGAACCAGCTGTTTCCGGATTCGATGGGCCTTTCACCCCTAGACATAGGTCACGCGAGGGTATTGTAGGACACCAACGCTAGCAGACCTCCACGTGCCTTTCGGCACGCTT
The DNA window shown above is from Halopiger xanaduensis SH-6 and carries:
- a CDS encoding D-2-hydroxyacid dehydrogenase, whose protein sequence is MSERDSDGDGDRSSDADVLVLRRGTHGVPVEQYAAAIRERLPGQTVQLARTPAEEREAIRGAEYVTGMTLEEDLLEAAENLEVFACAYAGTGHLPMDRLEERGVTVTNASGVHGPNIGEHVLGAILHFTRRFHVAERRQRRREWRHYQAHELQGSTVTIVGLGAIGRSVAERLEPFGVDTIGVRYTPEKGGPTDDVIGFEGDAFHDALARTDYLVLACPLTETTRGLVDREAFVTIDPEAVLVNVARGPVVDTDALVEALRGNQIRGASLDVTDPEPLPEDHPLWNFGNVQITPHNAGHTPRYYDRLADIVAENARRFGEAGSDADLENQVNFSS
- a CDS encoding DUF447 domain-containing protein yields the protein MSDETAEGDEENGTSTTWPVELTGVTETVVTTLGPNGRWNAAALGVFAGDSDSSGDCSDNTDSRVTATTWGRTRTRGNFHREGEGYVQFVDDPVVFVDAALSILERDDPILESAAAWVRVAVEPIERGTENGTEWEKWELQPLAATVERTTVPTINRGFGAVVEATVAASRLDVPGYDEETLRDRLAYYDSVVERAGGPREREALERARAHSDADW
- a CDS encoding NAD(P)/FAD-dependent oxidoreductase codes for the protein MERVDVAIVGGGPAGASAAERAAAHGAETVLFEQGVPREDREDLGPDSTDAAGMLDYWIDIMDFDYREIPDDVILRELEGTEFIGPNSAVEISTTGMDATYPEFGYTFHRARMDDWLYERAEDAGADLRVGTSVTDLETDLRASSPKGPTHTLTLSNGDQLEAQYVVLADGPQRRITLDALDQFTAPGRSVSDYLSPPEANHIAYQEYRNFPEELFEEFEDRLKFWWGYMPGETAYPWVFPNDGTVARVGLTMPIGMELEDVENPAAYKLLDSDDDQLPSGSEYIRRLLEREYGDEYDIEEDIPIVEDRGKSKGTETYPISSTRPIDSPVGANIAVAGGAMGTTSAFHEGGYHVAVRTGKIAGRLAGTDSLEHYNDIWKRAIGDEILRNVAFADIVEDYQPDDWDRAFNIINQMQGTNGTDSLFSRTYSAGFDATKLLASYKKRKFQYRDGRYVQLTEDEYFY
- the asd gene encoding aspartate-semialdehyde dehydrogenase, coding for MAVRVGVLGATGAVGQRLIQLLDPHPDFEIAALTASESSAGKTYRQAAKWRVDSPIPEDVAEMTVRETDPDDVPNDVDLIFSSLPSSVGAEVEPPFCEAGYVVSSNSSNGRMDDDIPLVIPEVNAEHLDLLEVQRDERGWDGAMVKNPNCSTITFVPTLAALAEYGLEKVHVSTLQAVSGAGYDGVTSMEIIDNAIPFIGSEEDKLETESRKLLGDFDGAELSHNSMQVSASCNRIPTIDGHLENVWVETEEDLTADAVAEAMREYPSLDLRSSPDPLIHVFEVPDRPQPRMDRTLGDGMAIAAGGLQESPFGLQYNCLAHNTIRGAAGASVLNGELLLENGYI
- a CDS encoding DUF7344 domain-containing protein, translated to MIPVVSDPESLSTPGADADAAVSDGAELDETGETESFGALADPHRRAVLRYLADNESPVAVAELADHLTIEREDDDPDTARSSSRIADWGDALLGTRRRVQISLRHVHIPKLADAGAVDFDIDANTVSLRDRGSELLAQTRSLENANVA
- a CDS encoding universal stress protein, which gives rise to MTLSFDGTIVVPVGDPDDGERTAAALAPYLEPTSTVVVVNVIEKAGGAPDKASTEQREEYAEEIFERTRDPLAESPASVETAILYGTDVVDRIFAEATDRNADAVVFVPREGNRFVELLTGGVARRLVKEASMPVVALPREASEN
- a CDS encoding 30S ribosomal protein S17e; the encoded protein is MAIKPAYVKKTGNLLLERYPDAFTTDFEQNKDSVEKLTNVESKGVRNRIAGYVTRKKGSQATA
- a CDS encoding phage holin family protein is translated as MVLHFKEATSVYRKTLPYVLLQFGIGVVFALFGIIYLSLVAWLGARFLWGDGGTSLLIVALVMLIALASFAYVWRLIQRYALYMVKTGHIAVIAHIVEEDEVPENQIKYGVKQVGDYFESASALWVVSEVIDAVLKQFNKAVARIEEMIPVPIPQQLQTLISIVQKSIVLAVRYLDNAIIAYMFVDRNENRWQSARDGLVLYAKTWKMVLGSTLLIVGGMYVLSFVLLTLLAPVSVALDFLPTSLEMISWSLVGGMVAVVHTGLVKPWVKTVVVTTFLIEQRDETPDSETTEWLEGHSERFSEVVTKAENNAPLGDESSGSGGAPETPEPAD